The genomic window AGCCGGATTTCTCGACCGCCCTGCGGGTATCGCCGCGCAGCCGTTCCGACAGCGCCGTCTCGCCCTTGTCGGCAAGGCCGATGGCGATCATGTAATTGACCACCGACCAGATCGGCCCGCGCCAGTAGCGCCGGCTTTCAAACCGGTCGTCGCGCGGGTCCCAGCTTGGAAAGCCATAGGTGCAGTTGTCGAGCACGGCTGTGATTTCTGCAATCGAGCGGGCCTGCTGGTCGGGCGTGCCGGCATCGGCGTAGAGCGCCATGGCCGACGCGTTGGTAAACGCCGTCGAGAGCCCGCCGGAGCGCAGGTCCTTCGCCACGAAGCCGCCGACATCCTCGCTCCAGAAACTGCCGCAGCCTTCCTTCGAACGCTTCAGCCAGCTTTCCGCCTCGTCGCGGATACCGGGCTCTCCGAATTCGTCCGCAAGCTCGGCAAGGTCGCGGTCGCCGCGCATCAGCGCGAACTGGACGCAGGGGTCGACCATGAATAACGGGCCGTTGCGGGCGATTTCCAGATGGTCCCAGCGGCATTCCTGGCCGAAGCGGACGATGGCGAGGTAGCGGTTATACTGCTCCGCCGTCGGCCGTTCGGAGGGATCGACATGGGTGATGTCGCGGCGCGGCAGATCGCCGAGGTCCTCGGGCACGGCGACCTGCGCCATGCCGATATCCCAGTCCGGGCAATTGTCGCGACCGGATTCCCACGGGTGGATGATGCCGACGACGCCGGTTTCCTCCGGGTCGCGGTAGGTGTGGAACCAGCGGTGCCAGGCGAGGAGTTTTTCGAACAGCGCCTTCGCCCGCGCGCGGTCCATTTCGCCGCCGGTCTTCAGCATGGTCAGCATCGCGCTTGCGGCCACCGGCGGCTGGGAATGGCCGGAGGAGGGGGGCACGGTGTTCGATTTCCACATTTCCGGGCCCGGAAAATAGTCCGGGTCGGTCTTGTGGAAGATGATGTGCGGCACCATGCCGTCGTCCCACTGACCGGAGAACAGCGTCTCGATTTCGGTCCACGCCCGGTCGCGGTCGAAGGCGGCGAAGCCGAGGGCGGCGAAGACGGAGTCCCATTCCCACTGGTAGGGATAAAGCCGCGCCGTCGGCACGGTGTAGCCGCCCCGGTCGTTCATGCGCAGAATGTCGATCGCCTGCTGTCTGAGGGAAGCGTGCATGGTCATCCTTTCACGCTGCCGGCGGTCAGCCCCGCCACCAGGAAGCGCTCGAACCAGAGGAACACGACCAGCACCGGCACGGTCGCGATCACCGCGCCGGCCATCAGGTGCTGGCGTGGCACTTCCGAGGAATTGAGCGAGACCACGCCGCGTGAGAGCGTGAACATGTTGATGTCGTCGAGGAACATGAAGGCGAACAGGAATTCGTTCCAGGCGATCATGAACACGTAGAGCGCGACCGAGGCGAGTGCGGGAAGCGCCAGCGGCAGCGTGATCTTCATGATAACGCCCGGCCGTTTCAGCCCGTCCATCAGCCCGGCCTCTTCCAGTTCGGAGGGCAGGCCGCGGAAATAGCCCTGCAGCATATAGAGCGCGACCGGAATGGTGGTCGCCGGATAGACGATCATCAGCCCGAACAGCGAATTGCGCAGACCGATCTGGGAGAACGCCGAATAGAGCGGGATCACCAGAACGATCGCCGGCACCATGTAGATCATCAGGATCGAGCGCGACAGAAAGTTCTGTCCGGGAAACCGGAGCCGCGCCACCGCATAGGCGCCGGGCACCGCGAATACCAGCGTGATCACGACGGTGGCGACCGAGACAATCGCCGAATTCATCAGGAACGTGCCGAAGTGATAGGTCGTGAACAGCTCGATATAGGAGCGGAACAGGCCGGAAATCCCTTGCGAGAAATCGATCGAAAGATCGAGCGGGTTCGCCACCAGCGATTGCTGGCTCTTGAAGCTGGTCATCACCATCACATAGAACGGCAGCGCCACGACGATGGTAAACAGCGTCAGCCCAAGGCCCTTCATGAATCGCAGGAACACCACTTCCAGATGATAGCGGCCGATATTGCCGGCAGGCTGGTCGTAAAGCGCGGCAATGATCGACCAGCACAGGGCGGCGATGAAGGCGGCAAGCGCGACGAACTGATAAAGCGTCGAGTAAAGCAGGGACAGGCCGAACGGCTCGCCGAAGGTGACGAGCATCAGCACGGCGAAGATGGTAAGGGCAATGACGGCCTGAACCGTTGTGCCGCGCGCTTTTCGCCGCTCCCGGGTCTTCACCGGCGAAAGTATGTAGATCGCGGCGCCGAGCGCGCCGGCAAGGGCTGCCACCCACACCTGCGGCGCGCTTGGCTCGCCGGCAAACAGCGTGTAGATCAGGCCGATGACGACCATCCAGACGGTGCCCCAGAAGGCCCCGACGAGGATGGCGGCGATGAAACCGGTTCCGATACGCATCATCCCTCGTCCTGCGGTGAGAATTTGAAGAACAACAGCGAGAAGACGAGCAGCACGGCGAAGACCACCACCGCGACCGCAGCACCCGCGCCGAGATTGGAGACGGCAAAGGCCTGTTCATAGACATCGACCGTCAGCGTGCGCGTTCCCGCCGCCCCGCCGGTCAGCAGGAAGATGTCGTCGAACTTGTTGAACGTCCAGATGAAGCGCAGCAGGAACAGCACGGCAAGAATGCCGACAAGCTGCGGCAGCGAGATGTACCAGAACTGCTGCAGCGGCGTCGCGCCGTCGATCTCGGCCGCCTCGTAGACATCGCTCGAAAGCGACTGCATGCGCGCCAGAATAAACAGGAACGACAGCGGAAAGTAGCGCCACGCCTCGAACGCGATCACCGTCGTCAGCGCCACCGGAAAATCGAAGGTGAGCCCGAAGATTGAGATCGGAATGTCGCGCTGGCCGAAGAAATCGATCGGCGCGCCGATCATGCCGGAGCGCACCAGAAGCGCGTTGAGGGTGCCCGAATAGGGATCGAGCAGGATCACCCAGGTGAAGGCGACGGCAATCACCGGTGCCACGTATGGAAACAGGAACAGGCCGCGCAGTACCGAACGCCCGCGAAAGCTCTGGTTCAGAAGCTGCGCCGCGAACAGCCCCAGCACCAGCGCGCTCGCCGTGCCGAACACGGTGTAATAGAAGGAGACACGCAGCACTTTCCAGAAATCCGGCGAGGAGAAGATGCGCGAAAAATTGTCGAGCGTGAACTGGAAATTGGTCAGGATGTTCTCGGCGCTGCCGAAGGCTGCCGGATCGCTGTCGCGCGGGCTGACGGGGGTCTGCAGATAGGCGGTGTCGGCGATCACCTGAAGGCGGATACTGTCGCGGAATTTCGGAGGCAGGTCGCCGAGCGTGCAGGTGACCTGCCGGTCCTCAAGTTTGCAGCGTTCGTCGACGCCGGTGACCTTCAACCCGTCGGGGACGATATCGACGAAGCCCGCCTCATAGATCGAGGCATCCTGCGAGGTGTTGCGCAGGCGGTATTCGAGTTCGACCGCATCGCCGGCATTTTCGATATCGCCGCGAATGCGCTCGTTGATATTGAGCTGCGGCGGGCGCAGGTCGGAAAGCTCGACCGGCTTGAACGAGATCCAGAAATTGGCGATCAGCGGCAGAAGCACGACCGCGAGCACGATCAGGAAGGTTGGCGCGAGCATGGAATAGGCGAAACGCATCTCGCGTCTGGCCATGCGGCCTATGGTCTTGGGCGGCCCCTTCGGCGTCGTTTCGGTTGTGTCTGTCATGCGCTCGATTCCGGAGACAGGGTCGACCGGGCAACCGTCAAGGGTCGCCCGGCGGTTGTTCCCTCAAGGGAAATCAGTTGATTGCCCCAAGCTCCGAATTGAGCTTTGCGACGGCCTCCGGGCCATCGATCTCGCCGTCGATATACTGGCGCATGACCTGATTGATGATCTGGCTATTGATCATCTTGGAGGCGAGCGCGAGCTGGCCTTCCTTCACGCCCCAGCGATTGGCGCTTTCAAGCCCGGTCACGATCTTCTGCACGGTTTCCTCCGGGTAGAGATCGGCCAATGGCGCCTTGCGGTCGACGCCGACGGGCAGCGTTGCCCATCCGTCGACGAACTTCGTAGCCTCGTCGGCGGTGCCGCGGCGGACCGGGAACTTTCCTTCCGGCGCCATCGACAGCGTGTTCATATAGCCCTCATCCATCGAGAACTTGATGAACTCGGATGCCACCTCGATATTGGCGTCCGCCGTCACGCCGAGATAGCGGATATCGGCCCAGGCAGCGCCATCCGGATTGGACGGGCCGGAGAAGGTGGTGACGACATCGGTTTTCTGGGCAAGCTCCGTCGAGGTCGGGTCGTCGTTGATGGTCGGCGGCGCGCTGTCGCGCAGGCCGGCCAGTTCATCGAGGATGAAGGGCGACCAGATGACCATTGCCGCCTTGCCGTTGAA from Martelella sp. NC20 includes these protein-coding regions:
- a CDS encoding ABC transporter permease subunit; translation: MMRIGTGFIAAILVGAFWGTVWMVVIGLIYTLFAGEPSAPQVWVAALAGALGAAIYILSPVKTRERRKARGTTVQAVIALTIFAVLMLVTFGEPFGLSLLYSTLYQFVALAAFIAALCWSIIAALYDQPAGNIGRYHLEVVFLRFMKGLGLTLFTIVVALPFYVMVMTSFKSQQSLVANPLDLSIDFSQGISGLFRSYIELFTTYHFGTFLMNSAIVSVATVVITLVFAVPGAYAVARLRFPGQNFLSRSILMIYMVPAIVLVIPLYSAFSQIGLRNSLFGLMIVYPATTIPVALYMLQGYFRGLPSELEEAGLMDGLKRPGVIMKITLPLALPALASVALYVFMIAWNEFLFAFMFLDDINMFTLSRGVVSLNSSEVPRQHLMAGAVIATVPVLVVFLWFERFLVAGLTAGSVKG
- a CDS encoding carbohydrate ABC transporter permease; the encoded protein is MTDTTETTPKGPPKTIGRMARREMRFAYSMLAPTFLIVLAVVLLPLIANFWISFKPVELSDLRPPQLNINERIRGDIENAGDAVELEYRLRNTSQDASIYEAGFVDIVPDGLKVTGVDERCKLEDRQVTCTLGDLPPKFRDSIRLQVIADTAYLQTPVSPRDSDPAAFGSAENILTNFQFTLDNFSRIFSSPDFWKVLRVSFYYTVFGTASALVLGLFAAQLLNQSFRGRSVLRGLFLFPYVAPVIAVAFTWVILLDPYSGTLNALLVRSGMIGAPIDFFGQRDIPISIFGLTFDFPVALTTVIAFEAWRYFPLSFLFILARMQSLSSDVYEAAEIDGATPLQQFWYISLPQLVGILAVLFLLRFIWTFNKFDDIFLLTGGAAGTRTLTVDVYEQAFAVSNLGAGAAVAVVVFAVLLVFSLLFFKFSPQDEG
- a CDS encoding MGH1-like glycoside hydrolase domain-containing protein; the encoded protein is MHASLRQQAIDILRMNDRGGYTVPTARLYPYQWEWDSVFAALGFAAFDRDRAWTEIETLFSGQWDDGMVPHIIFHKTDPDYFPGPEMWKSNTVPPSSGHSQPPVAASAMLTMLKTGGEMDRARAKALFEKLLAWHRWFHTYRDPEETGVVGIIHPWESGRDNCPDWDIGMAQVAVPEDLGDLPRRDITHVDPSERPTAEQYNRYLAIVRFGQECRWDHLEIARNGPLFMVDPCVQFALMRGDRDLAELADEFGEPGIRDEAESWLKRSKEGCGSFWSEDVGGFVAKDLRSGGLSTAFTNASAMALYADAGTPDQQARSIAEITAVLDNCTYGFPSWDPRDDRFESRRYWRGPIWSVVNYMIAIGLADKGETALSERLRGDTRRAVEKSGFYEYFDPLSGEGLGGKLFTWTAAIHLAWAMGDDMLQAEGE